Sequence from the Camarhynchus parvulus chromosome 1, STF_HiC, whole genome shotgun sequence genome:
ccagtgacTTGCATCTGAATCTTCCTGGAATGTCCCACTGCAGACAAGAATAGATTAGCCAAGAATTTCCAGAAGCCCTGCTGAGATCATGTTGGATATCCATGGAACCAGTGCCAGTATGTGGGGTCAGAGCAAGTGATagcctcctgctgccttggAGACTTGTTATGGGTAGGGGAAGAGAGataaatccccaaatttccctgggAGAAGTGCTCACTAGGATCCACTTTCAGacatttctttcccttgtgGGCCAGGTGTCATGCAAGGGGTATATTCTGTGCAACAGTAtccaccatttaaaaaaaaatagacaaaacccaaaattgcTCAGGTATGTTACTCATTCTTGTTAAGGTCCTGTAAATCCTATCAAGTGCAGAATCTCTCCCCTTTCCGAGATCTTCCAGCCTGTTGCTTATGGATGACCCTCAgggatccctgcaagtgtctTCCTGCCACCTCTCCCCCATGCTTCCTGCTGATGAGACCCAGAACCACCGACTGAGCTGCTGGTGAGCAGCAGAATCAGTTTTGCTCTGTCTTACCCacccctcctgctgtccctttTTGGGGGCTCCAAAGGGAGCCTACCAGTACAGGCCCCTGGCACAGAAAAGTCCCCATGGAAGAAGATGATTACACCAGAAAAGTGGCTATGGCACCCATTTGAAGGGATCTGCAGAGAGGGTAATGGGAATCAGAGCAGAGAAGGCACTGCCatctggcaggggctggagcagggtgaCAGCAAGAGGAGTCACTTTGGTCACAGGCATCCCCTGACTCAGGCACAAAGGGGCCTGGCTCCATCCAGTCTCTTGAGAGCAGAAAAGCCACAGACTCATGGCTGACTCCCTCGCCTCATTGTCTGtgcactggagcagggagggcaggaggcagagggagtGAGGGAGCCCTTCTGTCCCTCTGGCTCTGACAGGTCCATGCCTGCCACGCACTGGGATTGGGGGTGGGTGGGAGACAGGGCAGGGGGACCGCCAAAATAAACGAACTAAGAAACCAGTCTGATGATTCTCCACAAGCTTGGTATACGTGATGCAAATTGATGTTTAAAGCTTATTTATTAGCTTACATGTGAAATGCCAGCGGTGTTTTTCTAGATCAGTGGGTATCCAATATTTGGGCGGGGGGAGACGGCGGCAGTGGGAGCGAGCATGGCTAGAGACTGTATATCCAGAGGCTAGGGTTTATATCATGGGCTGCTCTCGACTGTTATAATTTGTGGCACAGATTCAGTGAGAATCTGATctgctgaaaatatttgggCTGTGAAAACTCCCACACTGTGACAGATGTCAAGTCCAATTAAGTGACTCGTGTCCAGGTTTCTGTCCAATAGGCTTTCCCATTAAATACCAatttaagagggaaaaaatgccGCCCCCTTTTCTCCGAGCCTTTATCTCTTCCGACCATCTCTAGGCGAAACCCTTTGGTACCAGAAGTGGAGCCACACGCATCTCTGCTCCGTCTGTCTGTCTCGCCCCTGCCACCTTCCGCACCCCTCCTTGGCTTCTTTGCCACTCCgggaggggtgggaggaggaacTGCACTTTCTTTTTATGCATGTGAGCGTATCTTGTCCTGCACCGCCGTTATCTCTCACAGCCGCTCCGAACCCGCGCCGAGATTTTCGTTTATTTcgttttgtttttctttttcagcgTTCgcatattttcctttatttttcactcGAAAGATGCAGGAGGAGTTAGGAAGCTCAGGGACGGATGGGGGTTTcgtttatccttttttttctcccctcgCCAGTTCTTGAAGGACCAGAAGAAGAACTAAACCAAACATTCATTTTCCGACGGCGTCTCCCCGGTCCTGCCCCTCTCCGCCGGACCGGTGAATTAACAAAACCTCACGTTAcaacccccaccccccaaaaaaaaaaaaaaaaaaaaagaatagagaaGAAAGGAGGGAGCGACGCATTGTTACCCCGACCCGCGGCGTGCCTGTGCGCCGGGCCGCGGCGGAACAAAGCCGGCAGCGCCGCGCCGGGCTCCGCGCCCCGGGCTCCGGGCTCCGCGCCCCGGGCCCCGCCACCGGCCCggcccgggagcggcggggctgcCGCAGGGAAGGAGAGGCTCAGGGGGCGGCAGAGAGGGAATAATCCCGGACGGTGCCGGTGCTGTCGCCGCATCCCTTTTGTTATTTATCGCGGTcggggaagaggaggaagaaaagcgGGGGAGAGGGCACTTTCCTCCTCTAAAACCGACCGGCCGAAGCCGCCGGTGCGCTGAAGCCGCTGCCCCGGGCAAACGGGCGGAGGAGGACTTTGATGGAGAAACGCTTTTTCTCCCCTGATGCATCGTAAGTAACTTAAGTTGATATTTATACTCCGCAAACAAACACGACAGTATAACATCTCTCATCTCTGGAGCGCTGGAGGCCGCGGCGAGGGATGAGATCTTCCTTTCCCCATTCGAGCAGGACACTTTTTCGCTcgtaattaattttatttgattttgattttttaatttttccatgcTCCGCTCCCGAAGGTTCATTTGAACTGTAAAGAAATCGCCGAGGGGGCGAGGGGACCTGGAGAGAGAGGCTATCCAAACGACTCCGCCGAGGTAAGCAGCCTTAACAATATCTTTCCCTTTTGCAGGTAGCAGGGAGCATGGGTTtactgtaataataataataataataataataaataattttttaaaaatagagaagggggaagggggaaagagcCTCTTTCCAGATCAGCTCGCCAAACCTCACCGTACAGATAAATCCAAATCAAAGCGAAAAATTCAACACACACTGTTAGAGAAACCTCTAAGCAACTTTCTTCAGGAATCACCGCTTTAATTGCCCGTGTTCGTACAATCGCCCTGCAAATCCTGCCTCTCTAACCTGCTTTTTGCATAAGCCCCCTCGCTTGGGTGCCAGTTGAAAGGTGATTTTAAACCTTTCCTCTGTATCTTTTTGCCCCACGAGATCACTGATACCTGACTTGCGCGctaatggggttttttcccctaccACTGCCTTGTGGGCCTGATTAACGCTCCTTATTAAAAATCGAAGAGGAAGCGTTTCCGACGGCCCTGGCAAGAGACGGCCCTTTCCCAGAGAAGGAAGAGCTCTTCTCTCCCACTCCCCAGTCCTGGCTCCCTGCGCACCCCGGGGAGAGCTGAGCCTGGCCCCCACGGCGGAGCCCCTCTGCCCCGCCACGCGTGCCCCGCGTCTCGCCCCGTTGGGGCAGCTTGGCTCTATCCCTGCCTGGGGAGAACTCCTTCTGCCCATGTGGatgctgttattattattgccacaataataataatagtttaTTTTTCCGAACCGGGTCTGAGGCCCGACTGGGACTTTCCCTGGAAACTTTATGAGGAAATAGTTTGCAATCTTAATTCGGGGGAAGGGAGGATGCGATGTTCCCTCCTCCATCAGGCTCGCTCCCCACCTCGCTCAACACCCCAGCtgcacacacgcacacacacacacacacacacatttgtgtCCAAGGTTATTCACTAGTTGCCTGATGTATTGTTTTATTACATGCCGGCATGTCCACGGACGCGCTTCGGATTTGTATTGCTGTCTACATGACAGATGGTGCTCTGTGAGGCCGCAAGAAGATACgattcaattttcttttgaaaggcACGTCcgcatttatttatttatttatttagcctCCCCCTCTTTTCGcgcagggaggggagaggagggaaaatttAAAGGGATGTAAAAGTTCGGCCTCTGCtttgaggttttgtttctttttgaatCCGATGCTTAGGAAACGGAAACTCTCCAAACATTCCCATTTGATCACTAGCAAATCGCTATCTGCACGATTAGcatcaggaaaggaaagaaagaaaaagaaaaaaaagaaggagcacagaggaaagagcagagggaagagccTAGCAGATACATCGGATCCCGCAGGGATTGGGGAAATAAATCTCCCCACTGGCCTTGTTATATTTGTGGAGCCTTGAGCTGTGTATTTAAAAGTATCATGTCTGTAGCCTGGATCCCATAGAGTGTTTCCGAAAGAGAAACAGTTACGTAGAAACTGGCAGGCTAGAAAGGACAATATTAAAATTGGGGGCCTGGACGGGGAGGGGGGCGGGGAATCACCATATTATCGGAACATTGGATATTAccttgcttggaaaaaaaatctattgctCTCTGGGCCTGTTTCGAGACCCAAGGAAGCGCAGGGAATAACGGCAGGAAGTATATTGCGCTGAAGCTGCCGTCAAACGCTAGAGAAGGGATGGATAAATGAGGGTATCGTTTATCCCCGATATTGCTCTCATTAGTACTCTCTGAAGGAGCCGCAACTCGTCCCCCCGGCTCTCCCCCCGCCCCGGTCGGGCGGTACCGGCGCCGGGGGTAGGGCGCGGGGACCGGCATGTCCCTCGTGTCTCTGcccgtgtccctgctccccGCCTTGCCCCAGTATCGCGGGGCCGGGGCCCTGACCCGCTCTCTTTGCTTCTCTGTCTCGGGAAGGCTCCTCCGCCCCCTCCAAGATGATGCTTAGCCCGGACCAAGCTGCCGACTCCGACCACCCCTCCTCGGCGCCCTCCGACCCGGAGTCCCTGGGCGGCGCGGACGCCCAGGCGCTCAGCTGCTGCGTCTCCGACCCGGAGCCCGccgagggcggcggcggcgagggccggggcggcggcggcggcggcggggaggggccgcggcgggggccGGCCCGGGCTGCACCCGCCGCCGCTGAGCCGCGAGGAGAAGCGCCGGCGGCGCCGCGCCACGGCCAAGTACCGCTCGGCGCACGCCACTCGGGAGCGGATCCGCGTGGAGGCCTTCAACCTGGCCTTCGCCGAGCTGCGCaagctgctgcccaccctgccccccGACAAGAAGCTCTCCAAGATCGAGATCCTGCGCCTCGCCATCTGCTACATCTCCTATCTCAACCACGTGCTGGACGTGTAGCGCCCGGCGGACGCCCggagccccgggacccccagtCCCGTCGCCCCGGGTCCGGCCGCGGCGGGCAGCGCCTTccccggggcgggcggcggggcgggggggtcCCCGCTGCTTGTGCTCCCCCCACCCCGGACGGCTCCCGCCCGGTCGAGAGCCCGCTCTTCGAAGAGAAGTGTAAAACAGGATTGTCTCTTCAAGGCTGTCAAGTGCCCCTTTATATATATCCAAAAACATCTACTTGTGACCTTAAACGTGTGACCCATGGGTGCAgttaaaaataactattttttatttatggtaGAAGGAGttgacaatttatttttttcaagatttatttatttttcagagtgGTGGCAATTTTACTTTGGATACTTCGTGCCAATTGGTTTCTATAGTCGGGTGTTTACACTTTCTCCTGTGGAATATTATGTTTGACTTTATGAGTGTTTGTTGGGATCAATACAgtgttcattttattttatttttaatttattttctccctccAATTATATTGCACTTGTGTACCACAaaccttccctccctccctgtttataagtatattttatatatatcaaGGCATTTGTTCTTgaccttctttctttctttccttgtgtgGGATCAACAACCACTAGCACTTAACTaggagagggttttttttttaaacttgttgTTATTCTGATCTATAGTTGCGTCTGAAAAGTACTTTGCAAATCGTTTATAAGGGAAGTAGTTTCTTTGTGGGTGTATATGTGCGTGTGTGTACACATGCATGTGTGTGGGAGTGAGCGtgggtgtgtatgtgtgtggtatatttttaggaaaggacattttttcctaaaaaaaaagaaaaaaaaaagaaagaaaagtaaatccAGGACTGCTTTCCTTTGTGACAACCAAAAAAATTCTATAAcctgaaaatgtttcatgttCTTTGCTGTGAATCTCTTAAAACAAGAAGCGCATTTTagggacaaaaaagaaaaagaaaaaaaaccacatctgCTATCCAAAGATTTTAGtctttttcagggtttttttgtgtgtctatGTTGCTTTATATAATGCAATATTTTGTAGTGAAAATAGATAAATCTGGTTTCTATCTGATGCGTTTTTCATATCTCTCATGAATGGTGAGCTGTTTTGCATATAAATAAAAGTATcaaataaaagctgttttttcctaattatttttccctgttggTCCTTCTGTAAGACAGACATGAGATGCCCTTATGAATAAGGATTGCAAAGGCTTCTCAAGTCGTGCATGGGAAGCTTCAACAGGTTACCTGCCTCTTCCTAGGGAGACTCGGACTGCAgtccctccagcacagctcccctgctccagccgcTCTCGGCTGGCTGCCCTGCCCAAATGCAAAGGAGACACAGAACCCTTGCTCCCACTTTCTCCCAGTCTCATCATGACCGGCATCTGGTCACATGTTCCAAAGTTCAACCTGTACAATCCAATGTGATGCTTGCAAGCACCTGTTTTGCTGCCTCACTCTTTGAAATGTCTGGCTTTGCCACCCAAATGTATGTGTTGTGTCCTGCCTGAGTGCactgggttttctttctcttgtttaAATTCAGCTTTGATCTCTCTCTGGCCAGGTCTTATTCTACTGAAACCAAGGAAAAATCTTGTGCCCTTTCCCTACTTTAGAAAGCCTCAACCATAATCTTTCATATAAGGCTTCAATTGCCAAATCTTGTCATTTGAAACATGGAACAGATACAGACTCAATGGCAGAGAGGTTATTACCTGAGTAATGTGAGACTGTCTCATTTATTaaacccttttctttttcccacaaGGGGTTAATTTTACCTATAATTTGAATGCTGCCATTGACTCTAGTGGCTGCATCATCCGTTCTTTCTTGCTGGAGAGATAAAATCCTCCCCTCTACCCCATTATTATGGCTGACACTTTGCACAGCAATTTAATTAAGTGTGGTCTTGACCAGCTGAAAAGCTCCATGCAGAAAACCTGTCAGAGAGACTGTTAATTCCATTTCCTACAAATACATGCTTGCCATGTCCCAAGGGAGCACACACTGGTTTGGTAGTTCAATGCACAAGTTTCAAATCCTGCATTTCAGGGCTGAAATAACTCCACCAAGTTTGGAGTTGGCTTCCTTTGGGACAGTTTGTTTCTTAGGTTCAATATCAGGGCCCTATGTTGAGTTTGATGTAATTGCCTAAGTGATATTATAAATCCTGCCATCCAAAAAGCCTTCATGCTACCAGCATTTGGGAGGACGTAGTTAATTAAAAGATAAACGTATTATTTCCTTCTTGACCATTGGGAATGCATGTTTCAGGGGGAGAGAGTGCTCTGCAACACCTGCCTGTAAAGTACAGTGGCTGCAGTCACTGGCAGTTGTAGGTGTCAACCCCACATTCCCCCTGGCCTCACTTCCCCTTCTGGGGGTCTCACACATGTGTCAGAGGCACAGGCTGAGATAATGCCTGAGTCTCAGATTCCCAGCCACATGATCCTGTGCCCAAGTGATAAGCCAGAAAGGCTGCTGTGTTGTGAGCAAAGAAGAGCACAGTGTGGAGATGTGTGGGAACAGGCTCAGGAAGTCTGAAAATCTTGTGGGCTATTCCATTCTTACCATCCCTGAGACAGCAGAGAGCCTGCTGCActcagacacagagcagcaaggGCTTTGCTTTTGGTGGTATCCAAAGGGTCAGATCTCAAGTTTAACCTGCAAAAGGGTCAGGGCACTTGACCTGAAGAGATGTGCTTTTCTTCCCAAGTGTTATCTGATGTaagaaattgctttttcctACAAGTCCTGTCTCACTTCCATACATTCAACACCCTGTTTAAATCCTGTCCCCACCATAACATCACCCCAACTACTTctatttttcctgctggcaccaggaaGGAAGCTCATTCCCATTTAGCAGTGTTGAAAACAGAATGTTGGTTTTGCTCCCACATtccacaccttttttttttattcttaaggAGCTGAGTAGTATGCACAAGCTACAAGGCCCATGCAAAAAAACAAGGCTGCATGGCTAAGTGCTCAGAAGTCTGGATTTGT
This genomic interval carries:
- the NHLH2 gene encoding LOW QUALITY PROTEIN: helix-loop-helix protein 2 (The sequence of the model RefSeq protein was modified relative to this genomic sequence to represent the inferred CDS: deleted 1 base in 1 codon), whose amino-acid sequence is MMLSPDQAADSDHPSSAPSDPESLGGADAQALSCCVSDPEPAEGGGGEGRGGGGGGGEGRGGGRPGLHPPPLSREEKRRRRRATAKYRSAHATRERIRVEAFNLAFAELRKLLPTLPPDKKLSKIEILRLAICYISYLNHVLDV